Proteins found in one Chloroflexota bacterium genomic segment:
- a CDS encoding (2Fe-2S)-binding protein: MKQSVSITVNGVQQTREVEPRVLLAHFLREELGLTGTNVGCDTSQCGSCTVLLDGQAVKSCTLLAVQADGSSVTTIEGLAQNGTLHAVQQGFWEKHGLQCGFCTPGMIMTAVDLLNRNPHPTEAEIRHGLEGNVCRCTGYQNIVKAIQQAAG, from the coding sequence ATGAAGCAATCGGTTTCAATTACGGTGAACGGAGTCCAACAAACGCGAGAGGTTGAACCCCGCGTTCTGCTGGCGCATTTTTTGCGCGAGGAACTGGGGCTGACCGGAACCAACGTCGGCTGCGACACCAGCCAGTGCGGCTCTTGCACCGTTCTGCTGGACGGTCAGGCGGTTAAATCCTGCACCCTGCTAGCCGTGCAAGCCGATGGCAGTAGCGTGACCACGATTGAGGGGCTAGCTCAAAACGGTACCCTGCACGCGGTTCAGCAGGGCTTCTGGGAAAAGCACGGCTTGCAATGCGGCTTCTGCACGCCGGGCATGATCATGACGGCGGTGGACTTGCTCAACCGCAACCCTCATCCCACCGAGGCCGAAATCAGGCACGGGCTGGAGGGCAACGTCTGCCGGTGCACCGGCTACCAGAATATCGTCAAAGCCATTCAGCAGGCGGCGGGTTAG
- a CDS encoding molybdopterin-binding protein, protein MKFGPVPLTHAQNKILGHNIAGPDGKRILRKGKPLTADDVAALRAIGRNSVYVAELEPGDLDEDTAARRVAQAVTGDGLRLSGPASGRVNLLATVQGVLRVDVERLNRVNACDGVTLATLASHTAVRPRQIVATVKIIPFAVPETVIGQAEAAGKSDGFPLIRVDELKPQSVSLILSGSPSLQEKLFADFAPLRDRVEALGSQIHNTDYVPLEDETGEATLIESLQRAREAGARLIVLAGETAIMDRHDIVPRAIEQAGGEVTCFGVPVDPGNLLLVAYLGDAAILGAPGCARSRKVNIVDWVLPRLLAGDRLTRADIFALGHGGLLEDAPERPMPRNELA, encoded by the coding sequence ATGAAGTTCGGGCCAGTTCCCCTCACCCACGCCCAAAACAAAATTCTCGGCCACAACATCGCCGGGCCGGACGGCAAACGCATCTTACGCAAGGGCAAGCCGCTCACTGCCGACGACGTTGCCGCTTTGCGAGCCATCGGGCGAAACTCGGTATACGTGGCCGAGTTGGAGCCGGGCGATTTGGACGAGGACACCGCCGCCCGCCGCGTGGCCCAGGCCGTGACCGGGGACGGCCTGCGGCTCTCTGGCCCGGCTTCGGGGCGGGTGAACCTGCTGGCGACCGTTCAGGGCGTTTTGCGCGTAGACGTGGAACGACTGAACCGGGTCAACGCCTGTGACGGCGTCACCCTGGCCACCCTGGCCTCTCACACCGCCGTCCGCCCGCGCCAAATCGTCGCCACCGTCAAAATCATCCCCTTCGCCGTGCCGGAAACAGTTATTGGACAAGCTGAAGCCGCCGGGAAGAGTGACGGCTTCCCCTTAATCCGGGTGGACGAGCTAAAGCCGCAATCCGTCAGCCTGATTCTGTCGGGGTCGCCGTCTCTGCAAGAAAAACTTTTCGCCGACTTTGCCCCGCTACGTGACCGCGTTGAGGCACTTGGTTCGCAAATCCACAACACCGACTACGTGCCACTGGAAGATGAGACCGGCGAAGCAACTTTGATTGAAAGCCTGCAACGAGCGCGCGAGGCGGGAGCGCGTCTGATCGTCCTGGCCGGGGAAACCGCCATCATGGACAGGCACGACATCGTCCCCAGAGCCATCGAACAGGCGGGCGGTGAAGTGACCTGCTTTGGCGTGCCAGTGGACCCCGGCAATTTGCTATTGGTGGCCTACCTGGGCGATGCGGCAATTTTGGGCGCGCCCGGTTGCGCCCGGAGCCGCAAAGTCAACATCGTAGACTGGGTTCTGCCGCGCCTCCTGGCCGGCGACCGCCTGACTCGCGCCGACATTTTCGCTCTGGGTCACGGCGGCCTGCTGGAAGACGCCCCGGAGCGGCCCATGCCCCGCAACGAACTGGCCTGA
- a CDS encoding carbon monoxide dehydrogenase subunit G, with protein sequence MHLEGTTNIKAHRQKVWEFLTDPHKVAGCAPGVESIEIIEPNKKFKAIAAIGLGSVKAKFSGDGEFLELEAPNRAKIKGHGNAPGSAADVTSEMFLSDGPDGSTDLKWTADIVILGQLASLAARMMGPVTQKLAGEFFNEVKKRIEV encoded by the coding sequence ATGCATCTTGAAGGAACCACCAACATCAAAGCCCATCGCCAGAAAGTGTGGGAGTTTCTCACCGACCCGCACAAGGTGGCCGGGTGCGCGCCGGGCGTGGAGTCAATTGAAATCATTGAGCCAAATAAAAAGTTCAAAGCCATTGCCGCTATCGGCCTCGGCTCGGTCAAGGCTAAATTCAGCGGCGACGGCGAGTTCCTGGAACTGGAGGCGCCGAACCGGGCCAAAATCAAAGGGCATGGCAACGCGCCCGGCAGCGCCGCCGACGTGACCAGCGAAATGTTTCTCAGCGACGGCCCGGACGGTTCAACCGATTTGAAGTGGACGGCGGACATTGTCATCCTCGGCCAACTGGCCAGCCTGGCCGCCCGGATGATGGGGCCGGTGACTCAAAAACTGGCCGGCGAGTTTTTCAACGAAGTCAAAAAGAGAATTGAAGTGTAG
- a CDS encoding XdhC family protein, protein MLENYLDQALALAKAGQPFVLATVVRAEKPTSAKAGAKAIITADGKLTGWVGGSCAQPSVIRESLKALQDGQPRLLRLCPPEKLGRSDDGVIEIALTCISGGTLEVYIEPHLPKPQLIVVGHLPLAEALARLGKGMGYAVTVMGMDATPDRFPEADMVRDHIDFSQIKAAPQTYIVVASHGNYDEDALIAALKTDAPYIALVASKKRAESVIQYLRDSGIPEDRLSRLKYPAGLDIGAVTPEEIAISILAEIVQVGRQLLITNNQFPIATSAPVEVSEAKDPVCGMMVEIAGARYTTDYSGQTYYFCCAGCKRSFEKEPEKYLASIE, encoded by the coding sequence ATGCTAGAAAACTATCTTGATCAGGCGCTGGCGCTCGCCAAAGCGGGCCAGCCGTTCGTCCTCGCCACCGTCGTTCGCGCCGAAAAGCCAACCTCGGCCAAAGCCGGAGCGAAGGCCATCATCACCGCTGACGGCAAGCTGACGGGCTGGGTCGGCGGCAGTTGCGCCCAGCCCAGCGTCATCCGCGAATCGCTCAAAGCCTTGCAAGACGGACAACCGCGCTTGTTGCGGTTGTGCCCGCCGGAGAAATTGGGGCGCTCGGATGATGGCGTGATTGAGATCGCCCTGACTTGCATCAGCGGAGGCACGTTGGAAGTCTACATTGAACCGCATTTGCCAAAACCACAACTGATCGTCGTCGGCCACCTGCCTCTGGCCGAAGCTTTGGCAAGACTGGGCAAAGGCATGGGCTACGCCGTCACCGTGATGGGAATGGACGCGACACCTGACCGTTTCCCGGAGGCCGACATGGTGCGCGATCACATTGACTTCTCGCAAATCAAGGCCGCCCCGCAAACTTACATCGTCGTCGCCTCGCACGGCAACTATGACGAAGACGCGCTGATCGCGGCGTTGAAGACCGACGCGCCCTACATCGCCCTCGTCGCCAGCAAGAAGCGGGCGGAATCTGTCATCCAATATTTGCGCGACTCCGGCATCCCCGAAGATCGCCTCTCTCGGCTAAAATATCCGGCAGGGTTGGACATTGGCGCCGTCACGCCGGAAGAGATCGCCATCAGCATCCTGGCCGAGATCGTGCAGGTGGGCCGCCAATTACTAATTACCAATAACCAATTCCCAATTGCCACATCAGCGCCGGTCGAAGTCTCCGAAGCCAAAGACCCCGTCTGTGGCATGATGGTCGAAATTGCCGGGGCACGTTATACTACCGACTACAGCGGACAAACGTATTATTTCTGTTGCGCCGGTTGCAAGCGGTCGTTTGAGAAAGAGCCAGAGAAATATCTGGCAAGCATTGAGTGA